One region of Verrucomicrobiota bacterium genomic DNA includes:
- a CDS encoding FliA/WhiG family RNA polymerase sigma factor, whose protein sequence is QKKVLAMYYYENLRLADIAAAFGLTESRICQIHTQAVKQLRAYLQSVMA, encoded by the coding sequence TGCAAAAGAAGGTGCTGGCCATGTACTACTACGAAAACCTGCGGCTGGCCGACATCGCCGCCGCCTTCGGGCTCACCGAGTCGCGCATCTGCCAGATCCACACCCAAGCCGTCAAACAGCTGCGCGCTTACCTCCAGAGCGTCATGGCTTAA